ATTAGTAAAGCTGAATACTCACCATCAATCCAACCGTGCATCCATCAACATAAAGTTTTTTCCCGATCTGACATATTTCTCGATATAAAAATCGGAAGGTAGCATCTCCCCaagcatatttaaaaaatatcgtgAGATCATCGTGATAAAGAAATATAAATCTAGGAGTGATATAATTGCCCGTGGGAAATATTATGCAGttgaaaatgaacaaaatgaTAGTTCTCACAAAATCATCAATATCACATTCATCGTCACTTCTTGCAAGgaaaatcaatttttataaatgGCTATTCGGTTGGCATTGGTGACCTTGCCGTCAAAATGACGTGTCAAAAATTTGGACTCCAGTTTCAGGTCCAAGTCAACTGGTTGGTTGTCCAATGTGATGTAGGCCGAGCACAATAGAGAAATCAGCTAATTTGAAAGGGATGGTAATGTTATCACCAACAAAAAAAGAACACGAATCACCCTGAAATCTATTCAGAAAATAATCGATCCGCCCATTACTAATAAAAAGGACTGGCATATCAATCCATTTGGCGAAAGGAGTATCATTTATCCGACTCATATGCTGCTCACCTAGAATTGGCTTCAATTCTCCCATCACAGTTTTAAAATAAGGAGGGGAACATCGTGAAAAATATTCTTTACCACTTTTCTTCTCGTGATAATTATGAATTAGTTTGTCTTCTGCAGTAGTTTCTacattaaaaaacataaaacaattATACAATAATTATAAGAAACACAATTACAAAAAAGAATAAGAAACAGAACATAATTGCATAtacacaaaacaaaaaatagcatttagacaTGTCTATTTGATCAACAAATCTAGCCAGGTATTAGacgcaaaaaatttaattgcacTGGCCACAACAGTAgacgaaaaataaataatcacatAAAAATTGAATTGTGCATAACACAAGGAATTTGGAACAGCAGCTTCGAAATCAAGCACATCtactaatttttgaatttaatcaaaatttcttaaaatattaaCAGTACAACTAAAAAAAtcgaatgaataaaaatatcaagaacAAAGCCTATAAATTGGGGAAAAAAAGTTGTCAATAACCTAAaacaaacaataatattttcaaaaccacaaaAAAGTATCCACAATTAACAAACCCTAGACATTGAGGAAAATGTGGTTCTCGTTCGTACCTTGCTTGGATTTCTCGTTCGTACCTTGCTTGGATTTCTTCGTATTTCTAGTTCTTCGACATTTATTCGAGGTGCTAGCTTCTGCAGATTTGTTTGTCGCCTTTTCCCCCCCATTTGCTGCGTCTCAGTTCAAGATTTCTCTCTTTCTCACTCGGTCGAAGCAACTCTGTAGAAGAAGGGAGAGAAGATATAATACAATCATAAATTAATAGTATCAGCAAAATAGTATAAGGAGGGTAGTAAtgtgttttaataaaatatgaggGTAATTCGGTCTTTTCCCCTTCATTGGAGAGTCAGACattgaatataaatatttaaactaTTGGATACTGACCGTAAAGTTCAGAActtcaataaaaatttatggACTATTTGCCGTCAAggtaaataaaagtaaaaataaatttaaaaaaaatagaaaaagtgAAGCTTACTTGAGAAGGGACGGCAATAAATAATCCCTTCATGATTTGAATCCAACGGTCGATATTCAGTCCATGTCCTCTTTATAAATCTGATCCGACCAATTATCTTTGTGTCGTTCCCAACGGTCGTTTCTCCCCCGGAAACCCGCCGCCTACGAGACCCAGCATGACTCCTTCACCGACTCGTCCCCCATCCACCGCCAAATTCCCCGTAGAAGTCATCACCGAAGAGGAGATGTCTCTCATCGAAGCTGCGTTCTCCGCCGCCCCTCCGTCCGTTCAGTTCGACCGGAATGTCAGGTCGATTAGATCTATTACTATGTTGTCTAAGCGTAGGCTCTCCGGTTGTACCGAATCGCTGAATTCGGATATTGAAGATTCGGGTCGGATTATTGGGCCAAATAGCCCGAACAGGCAGAGGAGAGTTCTTGAGTCTTTTCTCCATCGGTTCCGCAGGAGGAGAGGCCTTTCTGTTACCGACATCACTTCTACGGtaaatttttttgtctttttggtTCCATTGAATTGgtttggaagggtagaatagtTGGTTCATCGATAGATTTCAAAAAACAAATCTGGATGTAGTACACGATCATTCTTTTCAATGCTTCCAAATCATATTAATATGAAGACAAACTTTCCAAATTTATTTTAGGAATGGTGTGAAAAGCAAATGGAGTTTTTTCTATTTCGGGGCAGACCTAAAAGCACCGAAGCTATGAAAACAGGCAGTGCTCGCCACATGGAGCTGGAAGAAGAGGTATATCGATAAACTCTTATTTGCATTATATTTGTGCATGACTTTTCTATTGCTATtcgttttttttccttttaaatcatGATAAAAGAGTTagctttcaattttttttacctaaCAACCAAGCATAGGCGTGCTTTTACTTAAAGGCGGTAAAATCATACAACGGAGGGGGTATAATTTGTAGAATTCAGATGAATGTTAATAACAAATGTCGCATGACATCTGTTCTTATGGTGAATAGAAATGTTGATGAGTATGAATCTATCTTGTAAAATTATTATGCAAGATCGCTCGACCCACAGTTATGTTTCATGTATCAGCTCTAGTAGAAAGATTTTTAGATGTTTCACATGATTCTTCTTTCAAACATGTAGCCTACTGATATACACGTGCTTTGGATGGCTCCTTTGGTCCTTGCTAGTTATTGAATCAAATGTTTCCATAATTATTGCGGTTGTCTTTATTTTTTACAGTTTTTATGAATTATCTTTTAATGCTTGCAGGTTGTTAAAAGGGTGAAAATTGATGTTGAATCAATTGAAGATAGGTGGGCGGTTAAGTTTATGAATTTCATTTGGGGCATCAATCAACTGCTATTAGATGGATTGACACGAGAATTACCTGTGTGAGTTTTGACGTGTTTGTTAATCCAGTTCAATAGTAGGATGTGATAATACTTTGCATTTGCGAACTGTCTAAAATTGAGTTGACATTGCCTGATTTCATGATTTTCACTGATTGAACTCTTACCTGGGCCCTTTTTTCCAAAGAAAAACACAATATACTAGCCTTAGgaaattattagaaaatatttaccTTTCGTTTATGCACTATTTCATTGAAGGGAAACATCCCTTGAAACTTTCTTAGATGCAGCACTCAAATAATCTTCCAGAGAATAATGTGCTTATATTCTAACAGATGTACATGGTCAATCAGTTGGACGATCATAACAGGAATCTCAATGTGATCATATTTTATAGCAGTTGAAGTTGTAATCTTTCTGCAtgccaatatatatatatatatatatatatggactgGATTTTTCTCACACTATGTTTTTTGCATCTTGTTACGTTATTCATCCCCTAGTGTTCTTATTATATTTACTCATCTTATTGTGCGTTCAGAGTAGGCTTTGCAGAAGGTGTGTGGATGGTTGGAATAATAGATGAAATTCGGATGTCTTTGGTGGAGTCTGAAAGAATACCGATATTGGTTGACACGAAAACTCGTGTTCGAGCAACACTTCCAGCTGAACCACAAAGGAGAAATGGAAGGTATAAATTTACTGCGATAATTTCTCTCAAATCACTTGTCTTCTATTTTCTTTTGGGTTTTCCTTTCTTTACTTGTAGGTTATTTTGTCAACGTCATTTTTGGCAGGCTTCAATTAATGTGCTACAAGTACCTGTGGGACAGTTTAGTTGCAAACAAATTTccctcacacaagttttttgatTACTTCTCACTGAATCCACATTACATTTTGTCGCCCGAAGTTAGACAAGTTACAGAGAAATCAGGCTTCCCTTCAGAGGTAAAAAATTTGTCCGGTAACAGATCCCGACGCATCtggtttaaaaaattatttgtttcataatttcaaataatttgagTGGTATGTGCAGTACTTGAAAAACTACACTTGTGCAATAAATGTATGTTGTTGAATCCCTTTTCCCTACCTTGTTTCCTCCATTTTCTGATGTTTTTCTTGTTAATTTGCTTGAAATTATTGTAACGAATCGCCTATCTCTATATCTCAACTCCATTAATAAGTTATTTAATATCTTCAAGGCAACATGTAGAAAGTAATATAACAATTAGGACATGACAATTGCAGTCTACTTTAAGACACTTAAGAgatggtaatatttgaaattaaggaATAAGTTCTTTCACATGTTTGAGGCAACTTGTAGAAAGTAATGGAACAATTAGGACATGACAATTGAAGTCTACCTCAATACACTTAAGATATGAAAATATTGTAACGAATTGCCTATCCCTGTATCTGAACTCCTGGATATTTTAATATGATTACCTAGGGTATGTACTTAGACTTCTCCTGTAAGGTACAGAGAGCAgtgtttttgtcaaaaaaaaaaaaaaaaaaactcatctcATAGAAATCAGTGTTCCTTGGTTGATTCTAATCTCTCTATATGGTTTGCAGACTCTTGATGATTTAGTGAGGTATTTTCAAAATAGTTGCTGTTTGCTGCCTCGGGCTCAGGACCAGCTGCTTTTGAGGTACCTAGCTTTGCCatctaaatatttttcttttggtAGTTAAACCTCTTCCGGCTATAATCCTCAATATTTCTAGGAATGGTTCGAGTTTCTTCTCTCGTTATATACTCTTGCATGTCTTTAAAGAATATTTGGAATTAGCGAAATAGTTTTTCAATATCTTTAAGGTAACATGTAAAAGGTAGCAGAACAATCAAGACATGGCAATTGCAGTCTATTTTTGTATTAAAAGATTTTCTTTCGGGTAATATGCTGTggaaattcaaatatttcaatttcacGTTGTAGATACGAGTTACAAGAAGATCAATCATTATTGGGTGAAGATCAGTTTGATTATGAGCCCGCATGGTTCGAGAGCCAAATTAAGTCGTGTATGGAATTTTGGCAAGGGGAGCGAGAAGCCATCTTCACTCCAACCGAGGAGCGTTGGAAATGCAAGTtctgtaagttttcttctcgaTGTCCTGCAAACTCTAACATGGATGATTCGACAACTCCACCAGAGAACGAAGATCTCCTTTCTCCGCCAATTCCTTCAAAGAATGAACAGTCCTAAACAAATGGTTCGCTCCTCTTCAGAAGAATCATTCAGTTTCATATTGAAGCTTCTTCAGAAAAATCATTTGGTTGCATACTGAACCTTCTCTGCAAAACACATGTTTCAACAATTTGTtgcaattttgattatttatttattagccTGTAATCGATAGCTTCCCCGAGTCCTGGAAATCACTTTATATAATATCATTAGAGATGGACACAGTGGCAAGCGAATCACTCCGAggaacttttcaaatttttatgtatttttttagtaattatTGCTTCCATGGCATATGGTCCAAGTTGAGTCGGATAATTTGAAGTCTTGGCTTGCTATTGATTATGGTACATTTACAATTTATGCAGCTTATGGCGAATACTGTGGATTCTTTATATTTCCTATGTAAGTAGGTATCAATGTTTTATTCCATTCCAAATTTagtcatctttctttttcctgAAATAGTCTTATTTGTTTAAGACATTTGTCCCTATTCACTCCGAATCCATTTTATCCATGTTCTCTATTTTACTTTactttttttaagattttagtaTATGATATTGTTACATATATCGAGTCTGCATAAAAGCATAAGGTAATGCGAGATTTTCAGCCTAGATAAAATATATCCGATTTCTTTATGACTTATCATGCTTCCGTAAGATAAAATAaatcttatattatttttaccATAATGTTGTCGGTTTGTGTCTACCAAGTTATATACATTGCTCCTCACAGTCTAACTAGACAATTGCAATTTTTGGTTCCCGACGCATACTCAGCAATATCTAGCACAACTTTGTTTTGTTTCCTACCTCAAAGTgtgttggaaactgaatttcgaaagtttgacaaactgagcatttaatagattgaacttaactgatcaagaagactgaaagtaactgatctaaaatatgcaaactatcGATTGCCCATAACTGAAGATTATAATCGAaagcaactgaaccagctgactgAACTACTcggacaactgactgatcagttggaaaatgatcagttgctacaaacagttgtaaaCTTATCAAGTTATAGCCTATAATCTGATCTTTCAgctacacgtcatcagttaaggaaaatTACATTCAACCGACAGATACTACAAAAGCAAGACTGCAACTAGTAGTGGgatcgccgcatttcagaaaagctgcagtgtacgactgtcagaagaatgttgacgtggcaaacaacggatagaaagattcaaatcgcattcaatattaccgttggaagcaaagcctataaatagcagagaaggACTCCAATAACTTCGAACTTAACTACTCTCAACTCGACTCTTGAAAAACTCTTAACTGAGCTGTTACTCTTCTGAAATATTTAAAAGCTCATGCTTATTGTATTCATTCATAGCATTTaaggctatacttcgagcttgCAAACACAAACTGATATTATTGTAATCAGTCGTGCTAAGTTATTTCAAAACcagtcgagtactgtaaattgttttgtaactaagagtttcagtttggcattgttaagtccaagactaaagtgggtctgtacaactctttgtatcgatcaaagttttttagtgaatatcctatcttcgtgataaaaggggtgacgtaggagtgtttgaaatctccgaacatccataaaatcttttgtgttcttatttcaattttattctatctatcatttagtttatttccgcactattattgttaactgattgatatcgactgacgagattcccgagtttcagtttatcactaaactaactcaatattcgaaaagattgtgaaaattgttagtgtttattcaacccccttctaaacactctttcatcCTCTAACttatcctatcaagtggtatcagagcggttgaatcttgtcCTTGAATATTTCTATACACAAACTGATtaccatgtcttcattcaacaaaattccaatgttctccaaagaggattttgatgattggaaaatcagaatgcaggctcatctagctgcacaagacgatgacatgtgaTATGTTATTACAGAAGGACTCATGAGAATATTGAAGGCAAACACTGTAGTTGCCATAACGGATGGGGCATCACATCGCATTGAAAAACCCCGAGATGAATGAACAGCTGAAGACAAGAGAAAAGCCAACTTGGACAACGTGGCTAAAGAAATTCTATACAAAATGCTGGAcaaagtcactttcagcaagaTAAAGATGTGCAGAATTACTAAGGAAATCtgggagaaactgattcagTTATGCGAAAGCAATGATCAAACTAAGGAGAATAAATTATCAGTTGCCATTCAAAAATTcgacaatatcaagatgaagaTTGGAGAATCCATGCATGACTATGATGAATGAATCAGTGGAATAATCAACTAACTGAATGCATTTGAAAAggtgtattcaaataaagaggTAGCACTGAAAGTAGTCAGATGTCTTCCTAAGGAATGAGATGTTAAGACCATAGCAATTCGAGAATCAAAAGACCTGAACAAGGTCgaatttcatgatttatttgcagATTTAAAAGCATACGAATTTGAgttgcaaaccagagaaggggaaccttctacaccagctgCTACAACTGCCCTAACTGGTGTcagactggaaccaactggttcagttgacaaatctgctgatcagttaagcaatgatgctatgtcattatttgtcaaaaaatttggaagatttatgagaagaaGTCAAGAAAACTTCCAAAtacaatatcagaaaaatcactccaaagaaaaccaaatgcttgctacaacagtggcaaaactggtcatttcattgctgactgtcccaagccaaagaaggacagtcgatgctcaactgaaaagggaaagaaaccATATGAGCACAAGAGAAGATCCAATGATGACAAGAAATCTTACAGAAAGAAGCATGAGgtgcttctagctgaggaaagcaaGTCCAAATGGGGCAGAATCTGATAGTGATGATTCAGAACCTGAGAGCTTGAGCTGCTccagtgatgatgatgatgaagatgtCAAGTGTCTGATGGCTGATGACACAGAACTGGAGTCAACCAGTCAACAGGCATTCGACTTTAGTTCAACTGATTTAACACGAGATGAACTCATTTCTacacttcatgacatggttaatgagtatcacaagcttgccttatcttttgagACGACCAGAGCAAAGAAAACTGATCCCAAAGAcgataaaactgaaactgataaATCAATTGATTTGTTGAGTATTAAACGGGAGATTgttgagctcaatgctgaaagaagcaagaatcaatcaatgattcagcagtTGATGCTTGATAATTCACAGCAAACCGAGctaattaaatcatgaaataaatcatcTGTCGCATTAGATGAAATACAAGATAAgaaaaaatcagttactgataaaactggtttaggtttcagcaaccaagatgaaactTCAACCAATGATACTCAGCCAAAATTGAACATGagcaaagggaaatatattcactttgtaaaatcaattgtggtacaagaacaacctGAGCCAAGTAAACCAGTTGTAAAGCCTATTGAAAATCAGAACAAGGCTAAAAGGTATGATAGTATTGGTTATTGCCCAAAAAATTCAACTGACCCACAAAGTCAGTCACCAAAAAGGTTCAGCAATAAATACTTGAACTATTCTAATGgttactccaattactataacaatAAGCCAGTTCAGACAAGATATCGgttgaacaaccagttgaacagagCTAAAGCACATATTGtctcatctgcacactacacactAAGCACACACAAGCTGAGAAACACCATATAGAACACAtcaactggaaagtcagttagactgatccaagtcttGGTTCCTAAATGACTAATCAATTTAGGATCCAAATATATGTAGGTACCACAATTATATACTgtatgtgattgcaggtgacaggtacaagtaaaaaatcaaTCTGGTATTTGGACTGTGGTTGCTCGCATCATATGGCAGGGGATGCAAGTttgttatcccaactgatcaaatacactggtccaaacataagttttggagacaactccaaaggtaaaactacGGGTAAGGAAAAGCTTATCCATGATAATTTTACTATCCAAGATGttttactagttgagaatttgatgtataacttgattagcatcaaaCACTTATGTGACAATAAATTCTCAGTTCAGTCGACAGacacacttgttcagttagagactcaactgatgaggtcatcctaactgGAAATCCTTGTGGGAACacctacaaagtcagttggattgagcaaccttatgcaccagtttgttttaaagcttccaaatcttctaaaaacaggttgtggcataagaggttgaaccacctaaactttaaatctattgcttatctgagtaaccatgatcttgtaaccggtttttccaaaatatactttcaaaagataaaatttgtttagcatgtcagtttggtaaacaagtaagatctacttttaaaaacaagggttgtaaatcatcttccagatgcttagaactacTACATAttgatctttttggtcctataccagtcatgagctaattaaggggaatgaaatacactttaGTAGTAGTGGATGACTATTCAAGATTTACtttggttatttttctcaaatccaaataccaaactgctgcacaactgattaaactttttaaaagacttttaaatgaaaaatcagttgggattgatcgaataaggtcagatcgagggactgaatttatcaatcaaaatctttcactatttttagaaaatactgggaTCACACACAGCAAGAACTCCTCATCAAAacggtgtagctgagagaagaaatcagacccttaaagaagctgctagaacaatgcttgctgattctagtATTTCTTAGAGGTTTTGGGCaaaagcagtaaacactgcatgttacactcagaacagataaatgattaataaaaatcatttgaaaacaccatatgagatctggcatgggcgcaaaagtgtggtttcctatttcaaaatattcagctgcagatgttttattcttgataatggcaaaaataatttaaaagcttttgatgctaaatctgcagaggaaATATTCTTGGTTATTCTTCAGTTAGTTAAGCTTACAAAGTTTTTAACAAATGGTCTTTGAATGTAGAAGAATttattcatgttgtatttgatgaatctatgctaactgataagacaaccgatccagttgagctagttgatcgcctTATAGATATTAGTTTGGAGGATAATAATGAAGAAGAGAATCACATTAATagaaatatccttcaaacacaAGAACCAGAAGTGATGGATCAATCAGTTAAACATGAAATTGTTattgataatcagttggtggagcaaaatgaaaatactcagttaccaactgatacagcaccaactgaaattgaagaaaatatcTAGTTGCCAACTAAAGAATTTGATGAAATGGACACAACAAATGCTGAGtaaagatggaagaaatcaaatCCTCCAGAACtagtgataggtaatccatctgatccggtaaaaactcgaaatcaaataattaatttatttattcatttaccTTTCGGTTCACAATTGGAACCTaagaaaaatgatgaagctcttgctaatcctaactggataaatgtcATACAaaaagagctaaatcagtttacccataacaatgtctggaacttagttctaagaccagtttctaaaactattataggtacaaaatgggtatacagaaacaaactgaacgaatatggttcagttgtgcgcaaaaAGGCAaggcttgtagcacaaggatataggcaagaagaaggaatagactacgatgaaacttatgcaccaatTGCAAGACTTGAAGTAATCATAATGTTCTTTGCCTATGCATCTTTCAAGAACTTTAAAGTTTACCAGATGGACGTGAAGAttgcatttctgaatggtcatTTGCAggagaagtatatgttgaacaaccaccaggttttatcaatcactctcttcctgatcatgtttatcatttgaacaaagtctTACATGGTCTTAAACAaactccaagagcttggtatgaaactctttcaaaattcttgactgatcatgattttactgttggatcagttgataagactttgttcaaattttcaaagaatgatcacattttacttgttcaaatatatgttgatgatattatttttgggtcaactaaccccaaattatgtgagaaatttgctaagttaatgcaggaaaaattcgagatgagtatgatggatgAATTGACATTTTTCCTCGGTCTGCAAGTAAAGAAATTGGAAATGTGTACTTTTATCAGTCTTtacaaatatacgaaggaattgcttaagaaatttggcatggaaacatgttcagttgcaagtactcccatgagttcatcaatcaaactagacaatgatcaaggagAATATCGGTTGAGAAGACGTTTTACAGgaacctaactgctagtcgtcttGATATAGTATTtgctgtttgtatgtgtgctacatttcaggcagatcctaagcaatcgcattttacAGCTGCCAAACgtaatttaaaatatcttaaaggcacacaaaatgtgggcttatggtatgctaaggactcttctttcaatttagttggatattcagatgcagattatgcaggatgtaagctagatcgtaaaaacACCAGTGGAtaatgtcagtttctaggagacagaccgATTTCATGGTttagcaagaagcaaacatccacaactgaagcagaatatcttgctgttGGAAGCTGGTCTGCCCAACTGCTctgattcagcaacaactgaaagactatggagtcattgcaaaagaatcaccaatcttttgtgataatacaagcacgattgcaataacttacaatccagttcttcactcgaTGACCAAACATATCGATGTCAGGCATAACTTCATCAGATATCATGCTATAAAAAAAGCAATAAGGCTGGAATACataccaactgaacaacaagcagctgacatcttcaccaaacctctaccagagactaagttttctcattttcgcaatatttttggtttaattgatttgtcttaattatatcaataataatattgttatgtcagttgttattaataTTTGTTCAGTTAGTCATATATCAGTTAATAACTATTCAGTTATTCATTATCAGTTAGTTAACTGTttgtcaactgatatcagttcataATGCAGAAAAGAAAAAAGCAATGAAtcgaaacaaatattttattgataaaatctcATCCAGGTTACACGATTCAGTTCTCTTTCAGTGGAATCTTGCCAAAGGGAAAACAAGTTAGACAATTCATTACAGTTAATTCTTCTGAAGCTTTCTGAAGAAGAGATCTTTACCAACACATTCCATTCTTTCAAAAGCATTAGATGGATAAGACATTCATCAGTGACAAG
This genomic window from Primulina huaijiensis isolate GDHJ02 chromosome 7, ASM1229523v2, whole genome shotgun sequence contains:
- the LOC140980348 gene encoding exonuclease V, chloroplastic-like; its protein translation is MTPSPTRPPSTAKFPVEVITEEEMSLIEAAFSAAPPSVQFDRNVRSIRSITMLSKRRLSGCTESLNSDIEDSGRIIGPNSPNRQRRVLESFLHRFRRRRGLSVTDITSTEWCEKQMEFFLFRGRPKSTEAMKTGSARHMELEEEVVKRVKIDVESIEDRWAVKFMNFIWGINQLLLDGLTRELPVVGFAEGVWMVGIIDEIRMSLVESERIPILVDTKTRVRATLPAEPQRRNGRLQLMCYKYLWDSLVANKFPSHKFFDYFSLNPHYILSPEVRQVTEKSGFPSETLDDLVRYFQNSCCLLPRAQDQLLLRYELQEDQSLLGEDQFDYEPAWFESQIKSCMEFWQGEREAIFTPTEERWKCKFCKFSSRCPANSNMDDSTTPPENEDLLSPPIPSKNEQS